From Microbacterium sp. LWH7-1.2:
GGCGATCTCGTCTTCGATGCGCGGGCGGTCGGCCGCGAAGCCCGGCCGGTGGAAGACGACCCGCTGGAAGTACGCACCGCCTTCAGGGTTGTCGGAGTACTGGTCGAACGCGACGATGTTGCCGCCGATGCGCGTGATCATCGCCGACACGGCCGCCACGATTCCCGGCTGGTCGCTGCCGTGGACGATGAGGCAGGCATGGTCGGGATTCAGGTGCGGAGAGGCGGCCATTGTTCGATTCTGCCCTGTGCGAAGGAACGCCGCTTCTTGAGGCCGGCCCGCGCGACATGCAGGGGCGGACGGATGCTGCGCCCCGTACCCTGACGGCATGAGCACCGCTTCGCAGGGCAGAGCCGCGGCGCGCGACGACCGCATCACGCTGCGGTTCATGGCGGTCCCCGCCGACACCGCCGCCGGCGGACACTCGGTCGCCGCCGGCAGCGTCATGGAGTGGATCGACAAGGCCGGCTACGCGTGCGCCGTCGGCTGGGCCGGGGCGTACTGCGTCACCGCGTACGTCGGGAACGTGCGCCATCGGCGGCCGATCGCTCCAGGGAGCCTCATAGAAGTGCAGGCCCGCATCGTCTACACCGGCCGAACCAGCATGCACGTGGTGGTCACCGTGTCCTCGACCGGGGTCAGCGAGCGCCTCTACACGCCGGCGACGACGTGCATCCTCGTCTTCGTCGCGAAGGGCGCCGACGGACGCCCCACCGAGGTACCGGCGTGGCACCCCGTGACCCGCTCCGACCACAAGCTCGCCGAGGGGGCGCTGGAGCGCATCGAGTCGCGCGCCGAGATCAAGCGCCTCATGCTGGCGGAGGACTATACGGATGGCTCTACCGCCCCGCGCGCGATGCTGAAGTTCCTGGCGCCGCCCGGCGTCGTGAACTTCGGCGGCAAGGCACACGGCGGCACGGTCATGCGCTGGATCGACGAGGCCGGTTACGCGGTCGCGGCGGCGTGGGCGATGGACGGCGAGGATGCCAGCGCCGCGATCGGCGTCTACTCGGGCGGCATCCACTTCCTCGCGCCGGTCGTGATCGGGCACCTCGTGGACGTGGACGCGCGCATCGTCTACACGAGCCGACACAGCATGCACGTCAGCACGCGCGTGTGGACCGCTGATCCGCGCACCCCCGACGACCGCACGCTGACCACGCAGTGCCTCAGCGTCTTCGTCGTCCCCGGCGCCGACGGCGTCGCTCAGCCGGTCCCGCAGTGGACGCCGGAGCTCGCGGAAGACGAGCGGCTGCAGGAGCACGTGCGCGAGATCATGGCACTGCGCGAGGAGATCGTGCCGATCGCCGCCTCGCTCACGCTCGAGCCGTAGCCGGCTCGCGAACCTGGGCCGCGCCGACCAGGTCGCCGTTGCGGGTGAGGTCGAGGTAGCGAGCGACCGCGTCGCGGCTCTTCGTGAGGCACGCCAGGCGGTCGTCGAGGGCGATGAGCTCGGTCGCGAGCATCTCGGCGAGCTCGCGCGAGCACGTCGGCTGTGCCATCGCGCACTGCCGCTCGACGTCGAGCACGACCTTCGCGAGGCGCGTCGACAGCCCCGCCTGGACCAGGCCACGCGCCCGCGTGGCCCGCTCGACGTCGGCCTCATCGTACGCGCGGTAGCCGTTCGCCGAACGCTCGGACGCCAGCAGTCCCTGGTCCTCGTAGTAGCGCAGCATCCGTGCGGGGATGCCGGTGCGCTGCGACAGTTCGCCGATCTTCATGCCGCTGTGCCCTTCGCGTCGATTCGAGTCAGGCGAAAGCTTGACATTGACATTGGTGTCAAAGTTTAGCCTCGCTGCATGACCTCGTCCACCGCCTCCGTCGCACTGCCCGACACCTCCGTCTCGCGCTTCCCGCTCGGCCCCCTCCTGCTGCTCTCGTCGGGTGTCTTCGTCACCGTCACCGCCGAGTCGCTGCCGGCTGGCCTCATGCCCGAGATGGCCCGCGACCTCGGGGTCGATCCCCTGCGCGTCGGGCTGCTGGTCTCCGTCTGGGCGATCGTGGTGATCGCCACGAGCATTCCGCTCACGCGGGCGACGCGCCGCATCGACCGCCGCGTCGTCGTCGCGGTCTCGCTCGCAGTCCTCGCGGCGGCCAACGTCGCCACGGCCTTGGCGCCCACGTACGAATTCGCGTTCGCGACGCGGGCGGTCGCCGCGGTCGCACACGGGGTGTTCTGGGCGATCGTCATCGTGTACGCGTCGTCGCTGCTGTCGGGTGGGCAGTTGGGCCGCGGACTCGCCCTCGTCACCGGCGGGGGCACGGCGGCCACGGTGCTCGGCCTCCCGGTCGCGACGGCTCTCGCGCAGCTGACGAGCTGGCGCGTCTCGTTCGCGGTGATGGGGGCCGGGATGCTGCTGCTCGCCGCCGTCGTGTACCGCCGGCTGCCGCGGTCCAAGGTCGAGCCGGTGGCTGCGGGCCGGCGCGAGCCGCTGCGCCACGACCGGTCGCTGCCGCCACTGATCGCGTTCGGCATCGCGGGGCTGCTGATCGGCCTCGCGCAGTTCCTCGCCTTCGTCTACATCCGGCCGTACCTCGCCGAATCTGCGGGCATCGCGGACGGCTGGGCCAGCGTCCTGCTCTTCGTGTTCGGCGC
This genomic window contains:
- a CDS encoding hotdog domain-containing protein, which encodes MSTASQGRAAARDDRITLRFMAVPADTAAGGHSVAAGSVMEWIDKAGYACAVGWAGAYCVTAYVGNVRHRRPIAPGSLIEVQARIVYTGRTSMHVVVTVSSTGVSERLYTPATTCILVFVAKGADGRPTEVPAWHPVTRSDHKLAEGALERIESRAEIKRLMLAEDYTDGSTAPRAMLKFLAPPGVVNFGGKAHGGTVMRWIDEAGYAVAAAWAMDGEDASAAIGVYSGGIHFLAPVVIGHLVDVDARIVYTSRHSMHVSTRVWTADPRTPDDRTLTTQCLSVFVVPGADGVAQPVPQWTPELAEDERLQEHVREIMALREEIVPIAASLTLEP
- a CDS encoding MerR family transcriptional regulator produces the protein MKIGELSQRTGIPARMLRYYEDQGLLASERSANGYRAYDEADVERATRARGLVQAGLSTRLAKVVLDVERQCAMAQPTCSRELAEMLATELIALDDRLACLTKSRDAVARYLDLTRNGDLVGAAQVREPATARA
- a CDS encoding MFS transporter, with protein sequence MTSSTASVALPDTSVSRFPLGPLLLLSSGVFVTVTAESLPAGLMPEMARDLGVDPLRVGLLVSVWAIVVIATSIPLTRATRRIDRRVVVAVSLAVLAAANVATALAPTYEFAFATRAVAAVAHGVFWAIVIVYASSLLSGGQLGRGLALVTGGGTAATVLGLPVATALAQLTSWRVSFAVMGAGMLLLAAVVYRRLPRSKVEPVAAGRREPLRHDRSLPPLIAFGIAGLLIGLAQFLAFVYIRPYLAESAGIADGWASVLLFVFGAAGTVGVAVAGMLADRFPRTALTATLLVFVGAFAALALLPRAPFVVVIALALWGAGTGAMFPLIQTALMRAASDRLRDLASASIVVLFNVGIAGGSWAGGQLTATYGPTANMAVSAAVVLLAAGLTALGAGLATPRGA